Proteins from one Falco naumanni isolate bFalNau1 chromosome 10, bFalNau1.pat, whole genome shotgun sequence genomic window:
- the CDK2AP2 gene encoding cyclin-dependent kinase 2-associated protein 2 isoform X2 produces the protein MGYVQAMKPPGAQGSQSTYTDLLSVIEEMGKEIRPTYAGSKSAMERLKRGIIHARALVRECLAETERNART, from the exons ATGGGCTACGTGCAG GCGATGAAGCCCCCCGGGGCTCAGGGCTCGCAGAGCACCTACACCGACCTGCTCTCCGTCATcgaggagatggggaaggagatCCGGCCCACCTACGCCGGCAGCAAGAGTGCCATGGAGCGGCTGAAGCGGG GTATCATCCACGCCCGGGCGCTGGTCAGGGAGTGCCTGGCAGAGACAGAGCGGAACGCTCGCACGTAA
- the CABP2 gene encoding calcium-binding protein 2, which translates to MFFLFRGPQRRGTGSPAPPTCQGIPRPHGPSKRGGRRRLHLTPQLVGQGGPGNTGTLGSQGRLSHGGVPPTEHRWAAEEPGSQLPPAFQQPRPLSHPPRPWPQLAPAGWQCPGLRQLAPRGQACPAAWGQPPAMGNCTKTPERRLPKDGKPRSGSLAPGTGDPEEAAEAAQSPPLQNYSVLQGLVGPACIFLRQSIAITQRDRELRPEEIEELKQAFREFDKDRDGYISYKDLGECMRTMGYMPTEMELIELSQQITGGKVDFDDFVELMGPKMLAETADMIGIKELRDAFREFDSNGDGQISMAELREAMRKLLGQQLNYREVDEILKDVDLNGDGLVDFEEFVRMMSR; encoded by the exons ATGTTCTTCCTCTTCCGTGGGCCCCAGCGGCGGGGCACCGGCAGCCCTGCGCCCCCCACCTGCCAGGGCATCCCCCGCCCCCACGGCCCCAGTAAGCGGGgaggccgccgccgcctccaCCTGACCCCGCAGCtcgtggggcaggggggtcccGGCAATACCGGCACCCTGGGGAGCCAAGGGCGGCTGAGCCATGGCGGTGTGCCCCCCACGGAGCATCGGTGGGCTGCCGAGGAGCCGGGGTCCCAGCTGCCCCCGGCTTTCCAGCAG CCACGGCCACTATCACACCCGCCCCGGCCCTGGCCCCAGCTTGCCCCGGCGGGGTGGCAGTGCCCAGGACTGCGCCAGCTGGCCCCCCGGGGCCAGGCATGCCCTGCAGCgtgggggcagcccccagccatgGGCAACTGCACCAAGACCCCTGAGCGGAGGCTCCCCAAG GATGGGAAACCACGCTCCGGCTCCCTGGCCCCTGGCACCGGGGACCCCGAGGAGGCAGCGGAGGCGGCACAGTCTCCTCCGCTGCAGAACTACTcggtgctgcaggggctggtggggccaGCCTGCATCTTCCTGCGGCAGAGCATCGCCATCACCCAGCGG gaCCGGGAGCTGCGGCCCGAAGAGATTGAAG AGTTGAAGCAGGCCTTCCGGGAGTTCGACAAGGACCGCGACGGGTACATCAGCTACAAGGACCTGGGCGAGTGCATGCGGACCATGGGCTACATGCCCACCGAGATGGAGCTCATCGAGCTGTCCCAGCAGATCA CCGGGGGCAAGGTGGATTTTGATGATTTTGTGGAGCTGATGGGCCCCAAGATGCTGGCGGAGACAGCGGACATGATTGGGATCAAGGAGCTGCGTGACGCCTTCCGTGAG TTCGACAGCAACGGAGACGGGCAGATCAGCATGGCGGAGCTGCGGGAGGCCATGCGcaagctgctggggcagcagctcaACTACCGGGAGGTGGATGAGATCCTCAAGGACGTGGATCTCAATGGGGATGGCCTGGTGGACTTTGAAG AGTTTGTGCGGATGATGTCACGCTGA
- the CDK2AP2 gene encoding cyclin-dependent kinase 2-associated protein 2 isoform X1: MSYKPIAPAPATPGAASASPAPPGPGAPPAATSVPSPSGSVPGGAAPFRPLFNDFGPPSMGYVQAMKPPGAQGSQSTYTDLLSVIEEMGKEIRPTYAGSKSAMERLKRGIIHARALVRECLAETERNART, translated from the exons ATGTCCTACAAGCCCATCGCTCCCGCCCCCGCTACCCCCGGAGCCGCCAgcgccagccccgccccgccggggcctGGGGCGCCGCCCGCCG CCACGAGCGTCCCGTCGCCCTCCGGCTCCGTCCCCGGCGGCGCCGCCCCTTTCCGGCCGCTCTTCAATGACTTCGGGCCGCCGTCCATGGGCTACGTGCAG GCGATGAAGCCCCCCGGGGCTCAGGGCTCGCAGAGCACCTACACCGACCTGCTCTCCGTCATcgaggagatggggaaggagatCCGGCCCACCTACGCCGGCAGCAAGAGTGCCATGGAGCGGCTGAAGCGGG GTATCATCCACGCCCGGGCGCTGGTCAGGGAGTGCCTGGCAGAGACAGAGCGGAACGCTCGCACGTAA
- the NDUFV1 gene encoding NADH dehydrogenase [ubiquinone] flavoprotein 1, mitochondrial, with the protein MAARQLLALRRLPAASFSTAPKKTQFGSLRDEDRIFTNLYGRHDWRLQGALRRGDWYKTKEILLKGVDWILGEIKASGLRGRGGAGFPTGLKWSFMNKPPDGRPKYLVVNADEGEPGTCKDREIMRHDPHKLVEGCLVAGRAMGARAAYIYIRGEFYNEASNLQVAIREAYEAGLLGRDACGSGYAFDVFVVRGAGAYICGEETALIESIEGKQGKPRLKPPFPADVGVFGCPTTVANVETVAVSPTICRRGGAWFASFGRERNSGTKLFNISGHVNNPCTVEEEMSVPLKELIEKHAGGVRGGWDNLLAVIPGGSSTPLLPKSVCETVLMDFDSLVQAQSGLGTAAVIVMDKSTDVIKAIARLIEFYKHESCGQCTPCREGVDWMNKVMARFVQGNAQVAEIDALWEISKQIEGHTICALGDGAAWPVQGLIRHFRPELEERMRRYGEAKARAVSA; encoded by the exons aTGGCCGCCCGGCAGCTGCTGGCGCTGCGGCGCTTGCCCGCCGCCTCCTTCTCG ACGGCGCCCAAGAAGACGCAGTTCGGGTCGCTACGGGACGAGGACCGGATCTTCACCAACCTCTACGGGCGGCATGACTGGCG GCTGCAGGGCGCCCTGCGCCGCGGCGACTGGTACAAGACGAAGGAGATCCTGCTCAAGGGGGTGGACTGGATCCTCGGCGAGATCAAGGCCTCagggctgcggggccgcggcggcgccgGTTTCCCCACCGGCCTCAAGTGGAGCTTCATGAACAAGCCCCCGGACGGCAG ACCCAAATACCTGGTGGTGAACGCAGACGAGGGGGAGCCGGGCACCTGTAAGGACCGGGAGATCATGCGCCATGACCCCCACAAGCTGGTGGAGGGCTGCCTGGTGGCGGGGCGTGCCATGGGCGCCCGCGCTGCCTACATCTACATCCGCGGCGAGTTCTACAACGAGGCCTCCAACCTGCAG GTGGCCATCCGGGAGGCGTACgaggctgggctgctggggcgGGACGCCTGTGGCTCGGGATATGCCTTCGATGTCTTCGTGGTGAGGGGTGCCGGAGCCTACATCTGTGGGGAGGAGACGGCGCTGATCGAGTCCATCGAGGGCAAGCAGGGCAAGCCACGCCTGAAGCCCCCTTTTCCCGCCGACGTGG GTGTCTTTGGCTGCCCCACTACGGTGGCCAACGTGGAGACGGTGGCTGTGTCCCCCACAATCTGCCGGCGGGGTGGTGCCTGGTTTGCCAGCTTCGGGCGGGAGCGCAACTCGGGGACAAAACTCTTCAACATCTCGGGTCACGTCAACAACCCCTGCACTGTGGAGGAGGAGATGTCAGTGCCGCTGAAGGAGCTCATTGAGAAACACGCCG GGGGTGTCCGCGGGGGCTGGGACAACCTGCTGGCTGTCATCCCGGGGGGCTCCTCCACGCCGCTGCTGCCCAAGTCAGTGTGCGAGACTGTGCTGATGGACTTCGATTCCCTGGTGCAGGCGCAGAGTGGGCTCGGCACGGCCGCCGTCATTGTCATGGACAAATCG acTGATGTCATTAAAGCCATCGCCCGCCTCATCGAGTTTTACAAGCACGAGAGCTGCGGGCAGTGCACCCCATGCCGAGAAG GTGTTGACTGGATGAACAAGGTCATGGCGCGGTTTGTGCAGGGCAATGCACAGGTGGCCGAGATCGATGCGCTGTGGGAGATCAGCAAGCAGATCGAGGGCCACACCATCTGCGCCCTGGGCGACGGTGCAGCCTGGCCTGTGCAG GGCCTCATCCGCCACTTCCGACctgagctggaggagaggaTGCGGCGCTATGGGGAGGCCAAAGCCCGAGCGGTGTCGGCGTAA